A single genomic interval of Rosistilla ulvae harbors:
- a CDS encoding proteasome accessory factor PafA2 family protein, translating into MKTNAPIFQRLLGLETEYAIRFRPHQDGPPVKQIELYRSLLEKFRERLPTATGSVLEEKHFTANGGTIGFERVLHAGGFGLIEAATPECQSPRDALIWQRAQDRLLSESAASCRDDGEMVLIKNSRDSQGNAYGTHENYEIQVTGWLGLACWRGILLLAATICLLFWVIMVPLVIVAIPAYLLIAVAVYPFAVMRTDSGQRAELFRKFFGDGFDTSEDATPIPRSVERALNRVAMIALSPMLLTIIVAARFCLYRRHVRMLTPFLVSRSILSGSGWVSDSGDFLLAQKAPVLRFIFGPLGNHAYPLFSVAHLMDACLIGWFNPMDLFSNLGSRQRMQVCLGDCNMAEEAEYLRLATTTLMIDAIEAGAIQNPPRVRRPLRALQAVVRDEPIERAIAVHNGRPMTALDVQRWYQAACRRFVESNKNRPDEAYEVLQRWSDVLDGLAGDRTILVGRIDWVTKRMLLKQAGPNLPLPANRKLDIKYHELSSDGYYLLLESAGETEQIVSEQEILRAMRQPPPTPRAMRRGSFIREFSGTDTPVHASWNSIRLGKAFGNRRVRL; encoded by the coding sequence TTGAAAACCAACGCTCCAATCTTTCAACGCTTACTGGGGCTGGAGACCGAATACGCGATCCGCTTTCGGCCGCACCAAGACGGGCCGCCCGTCAAACAGATCGAACTCTATCGCTCGCTGTTGGAGAAGTTCCGGGAACGATTGCCGACCGCGACCGGCAGCGTCTTGGAAGAGAAGCACTTTACAGCCAACGGCGGCACGATCGGTTTCGAACGCGTTCTACATGCGGGCGGTTTTGGTCTGATCGAAGCGGCGACGCCCGAATGCCAAAGCCCACGCGATGCCTTGATATGGCAGCGTGCTCAAGATCGTTTGCTGAGCGAATCGGCGGCCAGTTGTCGCGACGACGGCGAGATGGTCTTGATCAAGAACAGCCGCGACAGCCAAGGGAACGCCTACGGCACTCACGAGAACTACGAGATTCAAGTCACCGGCTGGCTGGGGCTCGCGTGTTGGCGTGGCATCTTGTTGTTAGCGGCGACGATCTGTCTACTGTTTTGGGTAATAATGGTCCCGTTGGTGATCGTCGCGATCCCCGCGTACCTGTTGATTGCTGTGGCGGTCTATCCGTTTGCTGTGATGCGAACCGACAGCGGGCAGCGTGCGGAATTGTTCCGTAAGTTCTTCGGTGATGGATTCGACACATCCGAAGATGCCACGCCGATCCCACGCTCGGTCGAACGAGCGCTCAACCGCGTGGCGATGATCGCGCTGAGCCCAATGCTGTTGACGATCATCGTCGCTGCTAGGTTCTGTCTGTATCGTCGACATGTCCGAATGTTGACGCCGTTTTTGGTCAGCCGATCGATCCTCTCGGGAAGCGGTTGGGTTTCCGATAGCGGTGATTTCCTGTTGGCTCAGAAAGCCCCCGTGCTGCGATTTATCTTTGGACCGCTGGGAAACCACGCTTATCCTTTGTTCAGCGTCGCCCATCTGATGGATGCTTGCCTGATCGGATGGTTTAATCCGATGGACCTCTTCAGCAACCTGGGTTCACGCCAACGGATGCAAGTCTGTTTGGGAGACTGCAACATGGCGGAGGAGGCGGAATATCTGCGGCTCGCCACGACCACATTGATGATCGATGCGATCGAAGCGGGCGCGATCCAAAATCCACCGCGCGTTCGGCGACCGCTGCGCGCATTGCAAGCTGTGGTTCGGGACGAACCGATCGAGCGTGCGATCGCCGTCCACAACGGCCGACCGATGACAGCACTCGACGTCCAGCGATGGTACCAAGCCGCTTGCCGCCGATTTGTGGAGTCGAACAAAAATCGGCCCGACGAAGCGTATGAAGTGCTGCAGCGGTGGAGCGATGTGCTGGATGGATTAGCCGGTGATCGCACGATCCTTGTCGGCCGCATCGACTGGGTGACCAAGAGGATGTTGTTGAAACAAGCGGGCCCGAACCTGCCGTTGCCGGCCAACCGCAAGCTCGACATCAAGTACCACGAACTCTCATCCGACGGGTACTACTTGCTGCTGGAATCGGCGGGTGAGACCGAGCAGATTGTCAGCGAGCAGGAGATCCTGCGGGCGATGCGACAGCCGCCTCCCACACCACGCGCGATGCGGCGTGGCAGTTTTATCCGCGAATTCTCCGGCACCGACACTCCCGTGCATGCCTCGTGGAACAGCATCCGTCTGGGCAAAGCCTTCGGCAACCGCCGCGTCCGACTGTAG